In one window of Streptomyces griseus subsp. griseus DNA:
- a CDS encoding DUF305 domain-containing protein: MNRSTPSRPLAALSLLAVLGLTATAGCSAATEPPPEPAPRSTAPASATPAPTDAAWLQLMTPMNEKAVALLTLAADRATAPRLRAFATRLLDGQEAELGRLRTLLARMGLPDTDVHAGHDMPGMVTERDLEAAEAAEGAAFDRLFLTQIRDHLRHSAQVSRSELTAGARADAKRLAAALVTAREAALTELEGLPEAARALG; the protein is encoded by the coding sequence ATGAACCGTTCCACCCCCTCCAGGCCCCTCGCCGCGCTGAGCCTGCTGGCCGTGCTGGGGCTGACCGCGACGGCCGGCTGCTCCGCCGCGACCGAGCCACCGCCGGAGCCCGCGCCCCGCTCAACCGCCCCCGCGTCGGCCACCCCCGCCCCCACCGACGCCGCCTGGCTCCAGTTGATGACCCCGATGAACGAGAAGGCGGTGGCCCTGCTCACCCTCGCCGCCGACCGGGCCACCGCACCCCGGCTGCGGGCCTTCGCCACCCGGCTGCTCGACGGCCAGGAAGCCGAACTCGGCCGCCTGCGGACCCTGCTGGCCCGGATGGGGCTCCCCGACACCGATGTACACGCGGGCCACGATATGCCCGGCATGGTGACCGAGCGGGACCTCGAAGCGGCGGAGGCGGCCGAAGGAGCCGCGTTCGACCGGCTCTTCCTGACGCAGATCCGCGACCATCTGCGCCACTCCGCACAGGTGTCGCGGTCCGAGCTCACCGCGGGCGCCCGGGCCGACGCCAAGCGGCTGGCCGCCGCCCTGGTCACCGCGCGCGAGGCCGCGCTGACCGAGCTGGAAGGGCTTCCGGAGGCTGCGCGGGCCCTCGGCTGA
- a CDS encoding DUF1996 domain-containing protein, with product MLFRNRNSSEHRRRRSPRSWRRRVAGLAAAALAISLVQANVGNAAADRAAAEVAPKAAADVVRVAEFLAECPYTHRAPDDPIVFPGLPGASHMHSFFGNDTTNGNSNLESLERGRTTCSPDTDLSSYWVPTLYDGDREVEPTGTTFYYLGEGVRDDVIRQIRPFPKGLRIVAGNALATGPADNTIARWSCLHAGHVDPSQNFVNCPAGTMLESYLDFPQCWNGTDLDSPDHKSHMAYPVAGACPSTHPVPVPKLRQVLRYPVNGDPARFRLASGPGYTMHGDFFNVWPEQELAQRVRDCINAIVKCGFDGTP from the coding sequence GTGCTCTTCCGTAACCGAAACAGCAGCGAACACCGCCGTCGGCGATCCCCCCGCAGCTGGCGCCGCAGAGTCGCCGGGCTCGCCGCCGCCGCCCTCGCCATCTCCCTCGTCCAGGCCAATGTCGGCAACGCCGCGGCCGACCGGGCCGCCGCCGAGGTCGCTCCCAAGGCCGCCGCCGACGTGGTGCGGGTGGCCGAGTTCCTGGCCGAGTGCCCCTACACCCACCGCGCCCCCGACGACCCGATCGTCTTCCCGGGGCTGCCGGGCGCCTCCCACATGCACAGCTTCTTCGGCAACGACACCACCAACGGGAACTCGAACCTGGAGTCCCTGGAGAGAGGCCGCACGACCTGCTCGCCCGACACCGACCTCTCCTCGTACTGGGTGCCCACCCTCTACGACGGCGACCGGGAGGTGGAGCCCACCGGGACCACCTTCTACTACCTGGGCGAGGGGGTCCGCGACGACGTCATCCGGCAGATCCGGCCCTTCCCCAAGGGCCTGCGCATCGTCGCGGGCAACGCCCTCGCCACCGGACCCGCGGACAACACCATCGCGCGCTGGTCCTGCCTGCACGCCGGCCACGTCGACCCCTCGCAGAACTTCGTGAACTGTCCGGCCGGCACGATGCTGGAGTCCTACCTGGACTTCCCGCAGTGCTGGAACGGTACGGATCTCGACTCCCCCGACCACAAGAGCCACATGGCCTACCCGGTGGCCGGCGCGTGCCCGTCGACCCACCCGGTGCCGGTCCCCAAGCTCCGTCAGGTGCTGCGCTACCCGGTCAACGGCGACCCGGCCCGCTTCCGGCTGGCGTCGGGCCCCGGCTACACGATGCACGGCGACTTCTTCAACGTGTGGCCGGAACAGGAGCTGGCGCAGCGCGTGCGCGACTGCATCAACGCCATCGTCAAGTGCGGCTTCGACGGCACTCCCTGA
- a CDS encoding rod shape-determining protein yields MPGHGLITDAFPGSGGPFGGPEGEAGRSVRRGRIVDPESCGRLLGRIADVALGPDRTDSVIVLSHPVLAGAVHRNAARELLAGLGPTRVLVLSSARAAAAYAGPRDAGPLLVVDMGAELTEVTLLVGGRIADARQAESGLSDLDPATLPGTLVATVLDMVKSMWRQDRHGAIRGALRKGPVLAGGGALRPDVTDRLARCLGTRVRLAEDPSTTVVRGAGQILSSVLRHGVTPTAALPGRPR; encoded by the coding sequence GTGCCCGGACACGGCCTGATCACCGACGCCTTTCCCGGCAGCGGCGGCCCCTTCGGCGGCCCGGAGGGGGAGGCCGGGCGGTCCGTCCGGCGCGGGCGCATTGTCGACCCCGAGTCCTGCGGACGGCTGCTCGGCCGCATCGCCGACGTGGCCCTGGGCCCCGACCGCACGGACAGCGTCATCGTCCTCAGCCACCCCGTCCTCGCCGGGGCCGTCCACCGCAATGCCGCGCGGGAGCTGCTCGCCGGTCTGGGGCCCACGCGCGTCCTCGTCCTCAGCAGCGCCCGGGCCGCCGCCGCGTACGCCGGACCGCGCGACGCCGGCCCGCTGCTCGTCGTGGACATGGGCGCCGAACTGACCGAGGTCACGCTCCTCGTCGGCGGCCGGATCGCCGACGCCCGGCAGGCCGAGAGCGGGCTCAGTGACCTGGACCCGGCGACGCTGCCCGGCACCCTCGTGGCCACGGTCCTCGACATGGTGAAGTCGATGTGGCGGCAGGACCGGCACGGCGCGATCCGGGGCGCCCTGCGCAAGGGCCCGGTGCTCGCGGGCGGCGGGGCGCTGCGCCCCGACGTCACCGACCGCCTCGCCCGCTGCCTCGGCACGCGTGTGCGGCTGGCCGAGGACCCGTCGACCACGGTGGTCCGTGGTGCCGGACAGATCCTCAGCTCGGTGCTCCGCCACGGAGTGACGCCCACCGCCGCCCTGCCCGGCCGACCGCGGTGA
- the secD gene encoding protein translocase subunit SecD, whose amino-acid sequence MTRATTVRAVLAAAVLLVSVFITLTMSPRLGLDLQGGTRMVLQAKDSATVEANRETTDRTLEVLRQRIDSLGVAEPVLTRSGEDRIIVELPDVQDPRQAAAVIGRTAQLSFHAVQGAMPPGTDPESQPDSGAGKEGERLVLPDEQGTQLDLGPARLSGAGVKDATASFEAQQAAGWTVKLDFHKDAGKDWTKLTGEAACHPAGDERRRVAIVLDEKVISSPQVDPSVGCQAGLPSGGTQITGSFSAKEARDLALLIKGGALPVPVEIVEQRTVGPTLGAAAIDASAQAALIGAAATALFITIVYRLFGALAAVALAAYGVISYAALVGLGVTLTLPGLAGFVLAIGMAVDANVLVFERAREECQDRPALSLRSALTTGFQKAFSAVADSNITTLLAAGLLFFLGSGPVKGFGVTLGIGVIASMFSALVIARALTEIAAGSRFVSDYRGVNGIARPGSVRTWLTRKDPELFRKPVQWLVISTVLVAVAVAGIVVRGVDLGVEFTGGRLVEYSTSRPVDVETARSTLAEAGFGDAEITTAGDGDISVRTGKLDNDGEHALRTALATEGGETTKVRDELIGPSLGDELRRNALIALAVAVLVQLAYLAVRFRWTFAVGSVVALVHDVIIVVGAFAWLGRPVDGIFLAALLTVIGYSVNDSVVVFDRVRELWAGNRKAPLATIARRAVLQTVPRTVNTGMGALFILVALAVLGGDSLTDFALALLIGIVVGTWSSVFTAVPGALVLERTTSAPPPVPGRSSKRARAPRRDHLDNGARV is encoded by the coding sequence ATGACTCGCGCCACCACGGTGCGAGCGGTCCTGGCTGCCGCCGTGCTGCTCGTCTCCGTCTTCATCACGCTGACCATGTCACCCAGACTCGGCCTCGACCTCCAGGGCGGCACCCGTATGGTGCTCCAGGCCAAGGACTCCGCCACGGTCGAGGCCAACCGGGAGACCACCGACCGCACCCTGGAGGTCCTGCGTCAGCGCATCGACTCCCTCGGGGTCGCCGAACCCGTCCTCACCCGCTCCGGCGAGGACCGCATCATCGTCGAACTGCCCGACGTCCAGGACCCCCGCCAGGCCGCCGCCGTCATCGGCCGTACCGCCCAGCTCAGCTTCCACGCCGTCCAGGGCGCCATGCCTCCCGGCACCGACCCCGAGTCCCAGCCGGACTCCGGGGCCGGGAAGGAGGGCGAGCGGCTCGTCCTTCCCGACGAACAGGGGACACAACTCGACCTCGGCCCCGCCCGGCTCTCCGGTGCGGGCGTCAAGGACGCCACCGCCTCCTTCGAGGCCCAGCAGGCAGCCGGCTGGACGGTGAAGCTGGACTTCCACAAGGACGCCGGGAAGGACTGGACGAAGCTCACCGGTGAGGCCGCCTGCCATCCCGCCGGGGACGAACGGCGGCGCGTCGCGATCGTCCTGGACGAGAAGGTCATCTCCTCGCCCCAGGTCGACCCCTCGGTCGGCTGCCAGGCCGGACTGCCCTCCGGCGGTACGCAGATCACCGGCTCCTTCAGCGCGAAGGAGGCCCGCGACCTGGCCCTGCTCATCAAGGGCGGCGCCCTGCCCGTACCCGTCGAGATCGTCGAACAGCGCACCGTCGGCCCGACGCTCGGGGCCGCCGCCATCGACGCCAGCGCCCAGGCGGCTCTGATCGGCGCCGCCGCCACCGCGCTCTTCATCACCATCGTGTACCGCCTCTTCGGCGCGCTGGCCGCCGTCGCCCTCGCCGCGTACGGAGTGATCTCGTACGCCGCACTCGTCGGCCTCGGCGTCACCCTCACGCTCCCCGGCCTCGCCGGGTTCGTCCTGGCCATCGGGATGGCGGTCGATGCCAACGTCCTGGTCTTCGAACGGGCCAGGGAGGAGTGTCAGGACCGGCCGGCCCTGTCCCTCCGCTCGGCGCTGACCACCGGGTTCCAGAAGGCGTTCAGCGCGGTCGCGGACTCGAACATCACCACGCTCCTCGCGGCCGGGCTGCTGTTCTTCCTCGGCTCGGGCCCGGTCAAGGGCTTCGGTGTCACCCTCGGTATCGGCGTCATCGCCTCGATGTTCTCCGCGCTGGTCATCGCCCGCGCGCTCACCGAGATCGCGGCGGGCTCCCGCTTCGTCAGCGACTACCGGGGCGTCAACGGCATCGCGCGCCCCGGCAGCGTGCGGACCTGGCTGACCCGCAAGGACCCGGAGCTCTTCCGGAAGCCGGTCCAGTGGCTCGTCATCTCCACGGTTCTGGTCGCCGTCGCGGTCGCCGGGATCGTGGTGCGCGGGGTCGACCTGGGCGTCGAGTTCACCGGGGGGAGGCTGGTGGAGTATTCGACCAGCCGGCCGGTCGACGTCGAAACCGCCCGCTCCACGCTCGCCGAGGCCGGGTTCGGTGACGCCGAGATCACCACGGCGGGCGACGGCGACATCTCCGTACGCACCGGAAAGCTGGACAACGACGGGGAGCACGCCCTGCGGACCGCCCTGGCCACCGAGGGCGGTGAGACCACGAAGGTACGGGACGAGCTGATCGGCCCGAGCCTCGGCGACGAACTGCGGCGCAACGCGCTGATCGCCCTGGCCGTCGCCGTGCTCGTGCAGCTCGCCTATCTGGCGGTCCGGTTCCGCTGGACGTTCGCCGTGGGGTCGGTGGTCGCGCTGGTGCACGATGTGATCATCGTCGTGGGCGCCTTCGCCTGGCTGGGGCGGCCCGTGGACGGCATCTTCCTGGCGGCCCTGCTCACCGTCATCGGCTACTCGGTCAACGACTCGGTGGTGGTCTTCGACCGGGTACGGGAACTGTGGGCCGGGAACCGGAAGGCACCGCTGGCCACCATCGCACGCCGGGCGGTGCTCCAGACCGTCCCCCGTACGGTGAACACCGGGATGGGCGCCCTGTTCATCCTGGTCGCCCTCGCGGTGCTGGGCGGCGACTCGCTGACCGACTTCGCGCTCGCCCTGCTCATCGGCATCGTCGTGGGCACCTGGTCCTCGGTCTTCACCGCCGTACCGGGCGCGCTCGTCCTGGAACGCACCACCAGCGCACCACCGCCCGTACCGGGCCGGTCCTCCAAACGCGCCCGCGCACCCCGGCGCGACCACCTCGACAACGGGGCCCGCGTCTGA
- a CDS encoding helix-turn-helix domain-containing protein, with protein MTTVSPDTGVGPLLRGWRERRRMSQLDLALRADSSARHISFIETGRSRPSEDMVLRLAEQLDIPVRERNALLVVAGYAPRYPQTPLDAPAMAAVREGLDRLLAGYEPYPALVVDGTYTVVAANRGIALLMEGVSEELLTPPLNAVRITLHPAGLAPRILNLPEWRADLLAQMERQIALVRSPELRALYEEVAAYPVAGRDDGDRGGARRPSFALPLVVEHGGRVLSFTASIATFNTPMDVTVAELAIETFLPADRETAAHLRDRLR; from the coding sequence GTGACGACTGTCTCCCCCGACACGGGCGTGGGGCCGCTGCTGCGCGGCTGGCGGGAGCGGCGGCGGATGAGCCAGCTGGATCTGGCGCTGCGCGCGGACTCCTCGGCCCGCCACATCTCCTTCATCGAGACGGGCCGCTCGCGGCCCAGCGAGGACATGGTCCTGCGCCTGGCCGAGCAGCTGGACATCCCCGTCCGGGAGCGCAACGCCCTGCTGGTGGTCGCCGGTTACGCGCCCCGCTACCCGCAGACCCCCCTCGACGCCCCCGCGATGGCGGCGGTGCGCGAGGGGCTGGACCGGCTGCTGGCGGGGTACGAGCCCTATCCCGCGCTCGTCGTCGACGGCACGTACACCGTGGTGGCCGCCAACCGGGGCATCGCCCTGCTCATGGAGGGGGTCTCCGAGGAGCTGCTGACGCCGCCGCTCAACGCCGTGCGGATCACCCTCCACCCGGCGGGTCTCGCGCCGCGCATCCTGAACCTGCCGGAGTGGCGGGCGGACCTGCTGGCGCAGATGGAGCGCCAGATCGCGCTCGTACGGTCGCCGGAGCTGCGCGCACTGTACGAGGAGGTGGCCGCCTACCCCGTGGCGGGCCGGGATGACGGTGACCGGGGCGGGGCGCGTAGGCCGTCGTTCGCGCTGCCCCTGGTGGTCGAACACGGGGGCCGTGTGCTGTCGTTCACCGCCTCGATCGCCACGTTCAACACCCCGATGGACGTGACGGTGGCGGAGCTGGCCATCGAGACGTTCCTGCCCGCGGACCGGGAGACCGCGGCCCATCTGCGCGACCGCCTGCGGTGA
- a CDS encoding 4a-hydroxytetrahydrobiopterin dehydratase, whose amino-acid sequence MSAEPLSKTETEHRLESLPGWALEEDRITRTYRLPSHFAAAALTVHIAQIQDGLNHHSDLTLGYNTVALSVHTHDAGGKVTEKDVELAARIAAATPAHGAE is encoded by the coding sequence ATGTCCGCCGAACCGCTGTCGAAGACCGAGACCGAACACCGCCTGGAGTCGCTCCCCGGCTGGGCGCTGGAAGAGGACCGGATCACCCGGACCTACCGGCTGCCGTCGCACTTCGCCGCCGCCGCGCTCACCGTCCACATCGCGCAGATCCAGGACGGGCTGAACCACCACTCCGATCTGACGCTCGGGTACAACACCGTGGCCCTGTCCGTGCACACGCACGACGCGGGCGGCAAGGTCACGGAGAAGGACGTGGAGCTGGCCGCCCGGATCGCGGCCGCCACACCGGCCCACGGCGCGGAGTAG
- a CDS encoding LysR family transcriptional regulator, protein MELELRHLRTVRAIADTGSLTKAAATLGLAQPALSAQLRRIEKALGGTLFERDHTGARATPLGELVLERARVVLPAVSELQAEAVRFANATGPLERFRLGGTHGPLLGGLVDRIATAHPAAPVSTYTAWSVDEIAALTIDGRLDFALIGTCGESPPPLAERLVWEVVGVDPVFVMLPEGHPLAGERELDLAALADQCWADVPGDGCFADCFATACARAGFTPVSVYETDTSSVVHLVQVGRAIGLCRATFPPVPGVVTRPLAGAPLSWRHLLGWHPHSPAADAAAVTVAGQTRAAYAEAVSRSPVYAQWLAGNPRFGLVS, encoded by the coding sequence ATGGAGCTGGAGTTGCGCCATCTGAGAACCGTCCGTGCCATCGCCGACACCGGAAGCCTTACCAAGGCCGCCGCCACGCTGGGCCTTGCCCAGCCCGCTCTCAGTGCCCAGCTGCGGCGGATCGAGAAGGCCCTGGGCGGCACGCTCTTCGAGCGGGATCACACGGGCGCCCGTGCCACTCCGCTCGGTGAGCTGGTGCTGGAGCGGGCCCGGGTGGTGCTGCCCGCGGTGAGCGAACTCCAGGCGGAGGCCGTGCGCTTCGCCAACGCCACCGGGCCGCTGGAGCGGTTCCGGCTCGGTGGTACGCACGGCCCGCTGCTCGGCGGTCTGGTCGACCGGATCGCCACGGCGCACCCGGCCGCGCCGGTCTCCACGTACACCGCGTGGTCGGTGGACGAGATCGCCGCCCTGACGATCGACGGGCGCCTCGACTTCGCGCTGATCGGCACGTGCGGCGAGAGCCCGCCCCCACTGGCCGAACGGCTGGTCTGGGAGGTGGTGGGGGTGGACCCGGTCTTCGTGATGCTGCCGGAGGGCCATCCGCTGGCCGGGGAACGGGAGCTGGACCTCGCCGCGCTGGCGGACCAGTGCTGGGCCGATGTTCCGGGGGACGGCTGTTTCGCCGACTGTTTCGCCACGGCCTGCGCGCGGGCCGGTTTCACCCCGGTGTCGGTGTACGAGACGGACACCTCGTCCGTCGTCCATCTGGTGCAGGTCGGACGGGCGATCGGGCTCTGCCGGGCGACGTTCCCGCCGGTGCCCGGAGTGGTGACCCGGCCGCTCGCCGGTGCGCCGCTCAGCTGGCGGCACCTGCTGGGCTGGCACCCGCACTCCCCCGCCGCGGACGCCGCGGCGGTGACGGTGGCCGGGCAGACCCGGGCGGCGTACGCGGAGGCCGTGTCCCGCAGCCCCGTCTACGCGCAGTGGCTCGCCGGGAATCCGCGGTTCGGGCTGGTCAGCTGA
- a CDS encoding class I SAM-dependent methyltransferase, with the protein MSSHAAHGHHDAHAPGAHTHDAHAHSHGSGAAGAGTEFDWDVMGPMLEQEAELNSGTYEEAARWIAALPTAPTVRRVLDIGSGPGVVTCLLAEVFPEAEVVAVDPTPALLERTEARARRLGLSDRVQTLEAELPQEAHRLGEADLIWAGNSLHHMGDQRAALAEFAELLRPGGTVALLEGGLPTRRLPRDLGIGRPGLEARMDAALAARFDRMRTELPDAKREAEDWSALIAAVGLTPQSTRSFLLDLPAPLSAPAREHVVTKLTREYEVFGELLDADDRAVLERLLDPEDPAAVHHRPDVYLLTARTVHLGRRD; encoded by the coding sequence ATGAGCAGCCACGCCGCACACGGCCACCACGACGCGCACGCCCCTGGAGCGCATACCCACGACGCGCACGCCCACAGCCATGGATCAGGCGCCGCGGGCGCGGGTACGGAGTTCGACTGGGACGTCATGGGCCCGATGCTGGAGCAGGAGGCGGAACTCAACAGCGGCACCTACGAAGAGGCCGCCCGGTGGATCGCCGCCCTGCCGACCGCGCCGACGGTCCGGCGGGTGCTGGACATCGGCAGCGGCCCCGGTGTCGTCACGTGTCTGCTGGCCGAGGTGTTCCCGGAGGCCGAGGTCGTCGCCGTGGACCCCACGCCCGCCCTGCTGGAGCGGACGGAGGCCCGCGCCCGGCGGCTCGGGCTGAGCGACCGCGTACAGACCCTGGAAGCCGAACTCCCTCAGGAAGCTCACCGGTTGGGCGAGGCCGACCTCATCTGGGCCGGTAACTCCCTGCACCACATGGGTGATCAGCGCGCCGCCCTCGCCGAATTCGCCGAACTCCTGCGCCCCGGAGGAACCGTGGCGCTCCTCGAAGGCGGGCTCCCCACCCGGCGGCTGCCCCGGGATCTCGGCATCGGGCGGCCTGGTCTGGAGGCCCGGATGGACGCGGCCCTCGCCGCCCGGTTCGACCGGATGCGGACCGAACTGCCGGACGCCAAGCGGGAGGCCGAGGACTGGAGCGCCCTGATCGCGGCGGTCGGCCTGACCCCGCAGAGCACACGCAGCTTCCTGCTGGACCTGCCGGCCCCGCTCTCCGCGCCCGCCCGCGAGCATGTGGTCACCAAGCTGACCCGGGAGTACGAGGTCTTCGGCGAACTCCTGGACGCCGATGACCGCGCCGTACTGGAACGGCTGCTGGACCCCGAGGACCCGGCGGCGGTCCACCACCGGCCCGACGTCTACCTGCTCACCGCCCGCACGGTCCACCTCGGCCGCCGCGACTGA
- a CDS encoding RICIN domain-containing protein, with protein MSSDPAPVVEAGTYRLRNIGSGLVLEVYGAAKGSGARVQQGKDDGSAAQRWRLSPVHEGAALHHLVNAHSGKRLDVANAGTENGVRIQQWKANNFGAQEWLIEQHLEAPGTVTLVSFISGLVMEVADRSTEEGGTVQQWEDTDSPFQWWELEPVASS; from the coding sequence ATGAGCAGCGATCCGGCGCCCGTCGTCGAGGCGGGCACGTACCGTCTGCGCAATATCGGCAGCGGCCTGGTGCTGGAGGTGTACGGCGCCGCCAAGGGCAGCGGTGCCCGTGTGCAGCAGGGCAAGGACGACGGGTCGGCGGCCCAGCGGTGGCGGCTGTCCCCGGTGCACGAGGGCGCGGCCCTCCATCACCTGGTCAACGCGCACAGCGGGAAGCGGCTGGACGTCGCGAACGCCGGCACGGAGAACGGCGTCCGTATCCAGCAGTGGAAGGCCAACAACTTCGGCGCCCAGGAGTGGCTGATCGAGCAGCACCTGGAGGCGCCGGGCACGGTGACGCTGGTGAGCTTCATCAGCGGGCTCGTCATGGAGGTCGCCGACCGTTCCACCGAGGAGGGCGGGACGGTCCAGCAGTGGGAGGACACCGACTCCCCTTTCCAGTGGTGGGAGTTGGAGCCGGTGGCGTCGTCCTGA
- a CDS encoding aldo/keto reductase: protein MSQVPSITLNNGLGMPQLGFGVWQVPDDEAAKAVAKAIESGYRSIDTAAIYENEVGTGKAIAASGVARDELFVTTKLWNSEQGHDSTLRAFDASLDKLGLDYVDLYLIHWPVPAKDAYTDTYRALEKIHADGRAKAIGVSNFHPEHLKRLLDETSVVPVLNQIELHPQLQQTEARAFHAEHGIATEAWSPLGQGKGLLEVPTVVAIAQKHGRTPAQAVLRWHLQTGNIVIPKSVTPARIEENIDVFGFELDADDLAAFAALDEGKRLGPDPAEFNLGA, encoded by the coding sequence GTGAGCCAGGTCCCCTCCATCACCCTCAACAACGGCCTCGGAATGCCGCAGCTCGGTTTCGGTGTCTGGCAGGTGCCGGACGACGAGGCCGCGAAGGCGGTCGCGAAGGCCATCGAGTCCGGGTACCGGTCCATCGACACCGCCGCGATCTACGAGAACGAGGTGGGCACCGGCAAGGCCATCGCCGCCTCCGGGGTCGCCCGTGACGAGCTCTTCGTCACCACGAAGCTGTGGAACAGCGAGCAGGGCCATGACAGCACGCTGCGCGCCTTCGACGCCTCGCTGGACAAGCTCGGCCTGGACTACGTCGACCTGTATCTGATCCACTGGCCGGTCCCGGCCAAGGACGCGTACACCGACACGTACAGGGCGTTGGAGAAGATCCACGCCGACGGCCGCGCCAAGGCGATCGGTGTGTCGAACTTCCACCCCGAGCACCTGAAGCGGCTGCTGGACGAGACCTCCGTGGTCCCCGTCCTCAACCAGATCGAGCTGCACCCCCAGCTCCAGCAGACCGAGGCGCGCGCCTTCCACGCGGAGCACGGCATCGCCACCGAGGCCTGGTCGCCGCTGGGCCAGGGCAAGGGCCTCCTGGAGGTGCCGACGGTCGTCGCCATCGCCCAGAAGCACGGCCGCACCCCCGCCCAGGCCGTCCTGCGCTGGCACCTGCAGACCGGCAACATCGTGATCCCGAAGTCCGTGACCCCGGCGCGGATCGAGGAGAACATCGACGTGTTCGGTTTCGAGCTGGACGCCGACGACCTCGCCGCCTTCGCGGCACTGGACGAGGGCAAGCGGCTCGGCCCGGACCCGGCGGAGTTCAACCTCGGCGCCTGA